From Sphingobium sp. RAC03, a single genomic window includes:
- the htpX gene encoding zinc metalloprotease HtpX: MNGLKTTMLLAALTALFMGLGYMLGGSGGAIIALMVAAGMNLVTFWNADKIVLSMHNAREVDASSAPEFYGLVRDLAQRAGLPMPRVYLIDQPAPNAFATGRDPDHAAVAATTGLLAMLNRDEVAGVMAHELAHVQNRDTLIMTTVATIAGAISMLANFGLFFRSGDNQNGHGNMIATILAVIVAPFAAMIVQMAISRHREYGADAGGAKISGNPRALASALAKIAGQAERIPNPVAQRNPAAAQLYIVPTHVSELFSTHPATGKRIAALEDMAAHMGAPALRTAPRASALSPVAPPPRRRSALDPHGRN; this comes from the coding sequence GTGAACGGGTTGAAGACCACCATGTTGCTGGCGGCGCTGACGGCGCTGTTCATGGGGCTGGGCTATATGCTGGGCGGCAGCGGCGGCGCGATCATCGCTCTGATGGTGGCGGCGGGGATGAACCTCGTCACCTTCTGGAACGCCGACAAGATCGTGCTGTCGATGCACAATGCTCGCGAAGTGGATGCCAGCAGCGCGCCGGAATTTTACGGGCTGGTGCGCGACCTGGCGCAGCGGGCCGGATTGCCGATGCCGCGCGTCTATCTGATCGACCAGCCCGCCCCCAATGCCTTCGCCACTGGGCGCGATCCCGATCATGCCGCCGTCGCCGCGACCACCGGCCTGCTCGCGATGCTGAACCGCGATGAAGTGGCGGGCGTGATGGCGCATGAACTGGCGCATGTGCAAAATCGCGACACCTTGATCATGACGACGGTGGCGACGATCGCGGGGGCCATTTCGATGCTGGCCAATTTCGGCCTCTTCTTCCGCAGCGGCGACAATCAGAATGGCCATGGCAATATGATCGCGACCATCCTGGCCGTGATTGTCGCGCCCTTTGCCGCGATGATCGTGCAGATGGCGATCAGCCGTCATCGCGAATATGGCGCGGACGCGGGCGGCGCTAAAATCAGCGGCAATCCCCGTGCGCTCGCCTCCGCGCTCGCCAAGATTGCGGGCCAGGCCGAACGCATCCCCAATCCCGTGGCGCAGCGCAATCCGGCTGCCGCCCAGCTCTATATCGTGCCGACCCATGTCAGCGAACTCTTCTCCACCCATCCCGCGACCGGCAAGCGGATCGCCGCGCTGGAAGATATGGCTGCACATATGGGTGCCCCAGCGCTGCGTACGGCACCGCGCGCCTCGGCCCTCTCGCCCGTCGCCCCGCCCCCGCGCCGCCGCAGCGCCCTCGATCCGCACGGGCGGAATTAG
- a CDS encoding class II aldolase/adducin family protein yields the protein MASAATRTDMSPAEWEARQQLAACYRIFEHMGWSELIYNHITLRVPGEDHAFLINPFGLGYAEVCASNLVKIDIDGTVLDGSPYPVNRAGFTQHSVFHRYLPDAHCIIHTHTTAGMAVSATREGLRPISFYAAAFTGQIAYHDFEGITIRPEEGERLVANLGDKRVMMLRNHGTLVMAATLPEAFLKHWSLQRACEIQVAAGAAGTPMEIAPEVIAVHQRDLSGIQLPVGPGVPDFQAMVRVIDRVDKSWRE from the coding sequence ATGGCCAGCGCCGCAACACGCACCGACATGTCCCCCGCCGAATGGGAAGCGCGCCAGCAGCTTGCCGCCTGCTACCGTATTTTCGAGCATATGGGCTGGTCGGAACTCATCTACAATCACATCACCCTGCGCGTGCCGGGGGAGGATCATGCCTTCCTGATCAACCCGTTCGGGCTGGGTTATGCAGAGGTATGCGCATCCAACCTGGTCAAGATCGACATCGATGGCACGGTGCTGGATGGCAGCCCCTATCCGGTCAATCGCGCGGGCTTTACCCAGCATAGCGTGTTTCACCGCTATCTGCCCGATGCCCATTGCATCATCCACACCCATACGACGGCGGGCATGGCGGTCAGCGCGACCCGCGAAGGGTTGCGGCCGATCAGCTTCTACGCCGCCGCCTTTACCGGGCAGATCGCCTATCATGATTTCGAAGGCATCACGATTCGCCCCGAAGAAGGCGAGCGGCTGGTCGCCAATCTGGGGGACAAGCGGGTGATGATGCTGCGCAACCATGGCACGCTGGTCATGGCCGCCACCCTGCCCGAAGCCTTTTTGAAACATTGGTCGCTCCAGCGCGCCTGCGAAATTCAGGTGGCAGCGGGCGCAGCGGGCACACCGATGGAGATCGCGCCGGAGGTGATTGCGGTGCATCAGCGCGACCTGTCGGGGATTCAATTGCCGGTGGGGCCGGGCGTGCCCGATTTTCAGGCGATGGTGCGGGTGATCGACCGGGTCGACAAAAGCTGGCGAGAGTGA
- the greB gene encoding transcription elongation factor GreB, with translation MTTPYPNYISPEGFAKLRAEYDHLLGVERPAVVEVVSWAAGNGDRSENGDYLYGRKRMREIDGQLKRLSKKMKDAKVVDARQQPDQSRVYFGATVTIADEDDAHRTVTLVGNDETDVDAGRIGWSSPIARALRGAAIGDVRRVILPSGEKEYEVMAIRYPG, from the coding sequence ATGACGACCCCCTATCCCAATTACATATCCCCCGAAGGCTTTGCGAAATTACGCGCGGAATATGACCATCTGCTGGGCGTCGAGCGCCCGGCGGTGGTCGAGGTCGTGAGTTGGGCGGCGGGCAATGGCGACCGGTCCGAAAATGGCGACTATCTCTATGGCCGCAAACGGATGCGCGAGATTGATGGGCAGTTGAAGCGTCTGTCCAAGAAGATGAAGGACGCCAAGGTCGTCGATGCCCGGCAGCAGCCCGACCAGAGCCGCGTCTATTTCGGCGCGACCGTCACCATCGCCGACGAGGATGACGCCCACCGCACGGTCACGCTGGTCGGCAATGACGAAACCGACGTCGATGCCGGCCGCATCGGCTGGTCCTCCCCCATCGCCCGCGCCCTGCGCGGTGCCGCCATCGGCGACGTGCGGCGCGTCATACTGCCATCGGGCGAAAAGGAATATGAGGTGATGGCGATTCGCTATCCGGGGTGA
- a CDS encoding RsmB/NOP family class I SAM-dependent RNA methyltransferase: protein MVRKSQPHPDTVPGLPARRAALRLLDAVLRRGDPLELALHGAAQGLPPADRALVHAIAAETLRHLPDLDALIDGATQQVLPPDAKARMVLRIALVQTLALDTPPHAAIATALPLVDGGPRKLVHGVFGTVTRAAPTLPVPPTLPAEVAARWDAQWGAAMVEAAARAYAIRPPVDISLRDAAETARWTEELGGTSLAPGHVRLPDGVPIPELPGFAEGAWWVQDIAASCAARLLGQGAGRSALDLCAAPGGKTMQLAAAGWHVTALDQSAKRLQRLTENLTRTGLVAQVAQADLRTWQPDAPVDAILLDAPCTATGIYRRHPDVLHRIGARQIEELATLQGDLLARAADWVKPGGRILYATCSLEQAEGEDQITRFLAARSDFAIDPVQPGELPDGFAPTAGGWLRTLPDTLSDRGGADGFFIVRLARAAN from the coding sequence ATGGTCCGTAAATCACAACCCCATCCCGACACTGTCCCCGGCCTTCCCGCCCGCCGCGCCGCGCTCCGGCTGCTTGATGCGGTGCTGCGGCGGGGCGATCCGCTCGAACTGGCGCTGCACGGCGCGGCGCAGGGATTGCCGCCCGCCGATCGCGCGCTGGTCCATGCCATCGCCGCCGAAACGCTGCGCCATCTGCCCGATCTCGACGCGCTGATCGACGGCGCGACGCAGCAGGTCTTGCCGCCTGATGCCAAGGCGCGGATGGTATTGCGCATCGCGCTAGTCCAGACGCTGGCGCTCGACACGCCGCCCCATGCTGCCATCGCCACTGCGCTGCCGCTGGTCGATGGCGGCCCGCGCAAGCTGGTCCATGGCGTTTTTGGCACCGTGACCCGCGCTGCGCCGACGCTGCCCGTGCCACCTACTTTGCCGGCAGAGGTCGCCGCCCGCTGGGACGCGCAATGGGGCGCAGCGATGGTCGAGGCAGCGGCGCGCGCCTATGCCATCCGGCCGCCCGTGGACATCAGCCTGCGCGACGCGGCGGAAACCGCGCGCTGGACCGAAGAATTGGGCGGTACTAGCCTCGCCCCCGGCCATGTCCGCCTGCCTGATGGCGTTCCTATTCCCGAATTGCCCGGCTTTGCCGAGGGGGCCTGGTGGGTGCAGGACATCGCTGCCTCCTGCGCGGCGCGGTTGCTGGGGCAAGGGGCAGGGCGCAGCGCGCTCGACCTGTGCGCCGCGCCGGGCGGCAAGACGATGCAGCTGGCAGCAGCGGGCTGGCATGTCACCGCGCTCGACCAGTCCGCCAAGCGGCTGCAAAGACTGACCGAAAACCTCACGCGCACGGGTCTGGTTGCGCAAGTCGCCCAGGCCGATCTGCGCACATGGCAGCCCGACGCGCCGGTCGATGCGATCCTGCTCGACGCGCCCTGCACCGCGACGGGCATCTATCGCCGCCATCCCGACGTCTTGCACCGCATCGGCGCACGCCAGATCGAGGAGCTGGCGACGTTGCAGGGCGACCTGCTCGCCCGCGCCGCCGATTGGGTCAAGCCGGGCGGGCGCATCCTCTACGCCACTTGCTCGCTGGAACAGGCGGAGGGCGAGGACCAGATCACCCGCTTCCTCGCTGCGCGATCCGATTTCGCGATCGACCCGGTGCAGCCCGGCGAATTGCCCGACGGTTTTGCGCCGACGGCGGGCGGCTGGCTGCGCACCTTGCCCGATACGCTGTCCGATCGCGGCGGCGCGGACGGATTTTTCATTGTACGGCTTGCCAGGGCGGCGAACTAA
- a CDS encoding DUF1674 domain-containing protein: protein MGSFNGKRPAHVQAPAHLSKSPPVPQPDPIDAPTRHTEEMSPVRYGDWERKGIAIDF from the coding sequence ATGGGAAGTTTCAACGGCAAGCGCCCCGCGCATGTGCAGGCTCCCGCGCACCTGTCGAAAAGCCCCCCCGTGCCGCAGCCCGACCCGATCGACGCCCCGACGCGCCATACCGAAGAGATGAGCCCGGTGCGCTATGGCGATTGGGAGCGGAAGGGAATTGCGATTGATTTTTGA
- a CDS encoding lytic transglycosylase domain-containing protein → MSSMSTPPPVESTLIRMPLIALLLFTAGASAQTEGQPPAPSPFPPGAVVQPLPKADSGPSPWSQVAGRIGQPSDGAITATINQWRALQQSDGLGFSTYASFITTNPGWPGEDRMRRLAETGINPDSYDPRQVTAFFARFPARTAVGHARNATALMQVGRMDEARVAARNAWIGGSLSAADEARLLSLFGTSLTAADHDLRADKLLWGNDVSGAERILAYVSPARRPVYQARIAFRRKSSDAAMLMQAAEPVGASDAGFVADKAAWLRDTGNWVAARQYLANRPSLTYRPTDAEKFYEVLLGQARAAANDSQWSFAYGIASKIDDAVPPGIDVSDQALGVRDDYTSLAWLAGTTAFYNLNRPTDAMTMFRRYAEAAKSPQTKSKGYYWAGRAALQAGDPATANNYFGQAGIYPDQFYGQLSLERLGRPIPPPPAAERPVQISAADRAAFESRSVVRAVKALGQMGYWQDQGVFARAIANSADNDVDHILAGQLAQNIGRPDMSVMVGRRAVSSGLTGYGATAFPRVPVPPQAQHSWTMIHAIARQESQFDKQIVSHAGARGLMQLMPGTAREQAGKMGMGYNPASLNDPSYNIMLGSGYFQRMLDYYGGAYPLAVAAYNAGPGNVNKWIRANGDPRMPGADMLRWIEQIPIFETRNYVQRVLENAVVYEAMNPERARFRGTSAVLSRYLGKQTPG, encoded by the coding sequence ATGTCCAGCATGTCGACGCCCCCTCCTGTCGAAAGTACCCTGATTCGCATGCCCCTTATTGCCCTTTTGCTGTTCACCGCCGGCGCCAGCGCCCAGACCGAGGGACAGCCGCCCGCGCCATCGCCCTTTCCGCCGGGTGCCGTGGTGCAGCCACTGCCCAAGGCCGACAGCGGTCCCAGCCCCTGGAGCCAGGTTGCCGGTCGCATCGGCCAGCCGAGCGATGGCGCCATCACCGCGACGATCAACCAGTGGCGCGCGCTGCAGCAGAGCGATGGCCTGGGCTTTTCCACCTATGCCAGTTTCATCACCACCAACCCCGGCTGGCCGGGCGAGGACCGGATGCGGCGCTTGGCTGAAACCGGGATCAATCCCGACAGCTATGATCCGCGCCAGGTCACCGCCTTCTTCGCGCGCTTCCCGGCACGCACGGCGGTCGGCCATGCCCGCAATGCGACCGCCTTGATGCAGGTCGGACGGATGGACGAAGCGCGCGTCGCGGCGCGCAATGCCTGGATCGGTGGATCGCTGAGTGCGGCCGACGAAGCGCGGTTGCTGTCGTTGTTCGGCACCAGCCTGACCGCGGCTGACCATGATCTGCGGGCCGACAAATTGCTGTGGGGCAATGATGTCAGCGGCGCGGAGCGGATATTGGCCTATGTCAGCCCGGCCCGCCGCCCGGTCTATCAGGCGCGCATCGCCTTTCGCCGCAAGAGCAGCGACGCGGCCATGCTGATGCAGGCAGCCGAGCCGGTCGGGGCCAGCGATGCGGGCTTCGTCGCCGACAAGGCCGCCTGGCTGCGCGACACCGGCAATTGGGTGGCGGCGCGCCAATATCTGGCGAACCGCCCGTCGCTGACCTATCGTCCGACCGACGCCGAGAAATTTTATGAAGTGCTGCTGGGTCAGGCGCGCGCCGCCGCCAATGACAGCCAGTGGAGCTTTGCCTATGGCATCGCCAGCAAGATCGACGATGCGGTGCCGCCCGGCATCGATGTGAGCGACCAGGCGCTGGGCGTGCGCGACGATTATACCAGCTTGGCGTGGCTGGCGGGTACGACGGCCTTCTACAATCTCAATCGCCCGACCGACGCGATGACGATGTTCCGCCGCTATGCCGAGGCGGCCAAATCGCCGCAGACAAAGTCGAAAGGCTATTATTGGGCGGGGCGTGCCGCGCTCCAGGCGGGCGACCCCGCCACCGCCAACAATTATTTCGGCCAAGCGGGCATCTATCCCGATCAATTTTACGGGCAATTGTCGCTCGAACGGCTGGGCCGTCCGATCCCGCCGCCGCCAGCAGCCGAACGGCCGGTGCAGATTTCCGCTGCCGACCGCGCCGCCTTCGAATCCCGCTCGGTGGTCCGCGCGGTCAAGGCGCTGGGGCAGATGGGCTATTGGCAAGATCAGGGCGTCTTTGCCCGCGCCATCGCCAACAGCGCCGACAATGATGTCGACCATATCCTGGCGGGGCAACTGGCGCAGAATATCGGTCGCCCCGACATGAGCGTCATGGTCGGCCGTCGTGCGGTGTCGAGCGGCCTGACGGGCTATGGCGCGACCGCCTTCCCGCGCGTGCCCGTGCCACCGCAAGCGCAGCATAGCTGGACCATGATCCACGCCATCGCCCGGCAGGAAAGCCAGTTCGACAAGCAGATCGTCAGCCATGCGGGTGCCCGCGGCCTGATGCAGCTGATGCCGGGCACGGCGCGCGAGCAGGCGGGCAAGATGGGCATGGGCTACAACCCCGCCTCGCTCAACGACCCCAGCTATAATATCATGCTGGGTTCGGGCTATTTTCAGCGGATGCTCGATTATTATGGCGGTGCCTATCCGCTGGCCGTGGCGGCCTATAATGCCGGGCCGGGCAATGTGAACAAATGGATCCGCGCCAATGGCGACCCGCGTATGCCGGGGGCCGACATGCTGCGCTGGATCGAGCAGATCCCCATTTTCGAGACCCGCAATTATGTGCAGCGGGTGCTGGAAAATGCCGTGGTCTATGAAGCGATGAACCCGGAGCGGGCGCGGTTCCGGGGGACCAGCGCGGTGCTGAGCCGCTATCTCGGCAAGCAGACGCCGGGCTGA
- a CDS encoding diguanylate cyclase: MRPIEPLPLHHSWPLFDLHDYLAPVALDPSLARNDVALAERGLGLWHCDLANETLSWTAGVYDMFGLERHSVVPRTLSVSLYASESREPMERLRSYAIRHKRGFTLDVDIHQADGMGQCALRLIAAPLLDEAGEVTALHGVKQLLPPGAPCSRRLDPTVFVML; the protein is encoded by the coding sequence TTGAGACCGATCGAGCCTCTGCCCCTGCATCATAGCTGGCCGCTGTTCGACCTGCACGACTATCTGGCGCCGGTTGCGCTCGACCCGTCGCTGGCGCGCAACGACGTCGCCCTGGCCGAACGGGGCCTTGGCCTGTGGCATTGCGATCTGGCGAACGAAACGTTGAGCTGGACGGCGGGCGTCTATGACATGTTCGGGTTGGAACGGCATAGTGTCGTACCACGAACCTTGTCCGTGTCGCTGTACGCATCGGAATCGCGGGAACCGATGGAACGGTTGCGCAGCTATGCCATCCGCCATAAGCGCGGCTTCACCCTTGATGTCGATATCCATCAGGCCGACGGCATGGGCCAATGTGCCCTGCGCCTGATCGCAGCCCCCTTGCTGGACGAAGCGGGCGAAGTCACCGCCCTGCATGGCGTCAAGCAACTACTGCCGCCCGGCGCCCCTTGCTCGCGTCGCCTCGACCCGACCGTCTTCGTGATGCTCTAG
- a CDS encoding UTP--glucose-1-phosphate uridylyltransferase: protein MSNKPIRKAIFPVAGLGTRFLPATKAVPKELLPVVDRPLIQYAVDEALEAGIEQMIFVTGRGKGAIEDYFDIAYETEATQRERGKDLSALDGTRLLPGNAVFLRQQEPLGLGHAIWCARDIIGDEPFAILLPDEFMKGAPGHGCMKQMVDAYEQVGGNLVCALEIPMEQTPSYGVIDPGARDGVLTEVKGLVEKPALGTAPSNLILPGRYILQPDVMKILETQEKGAGGEIQLTDAMASLIGQQPFHGVTFDGRRFDCGSKAGYVEANLVLALEREDMGAHIRAFAAAELARG from the coding sequence ATGTCCAACAAACCTATCCGCAAAGCCATTTTCCCCGTTGCGGGACTTGGCACCCGCTTCCTGCCCGCGACCAAGGCGGTGCCCAAGGAATTGCTGCCGGTCGTCGATCGTCCGTTGATCCAGTACGCGGTGGACGAAGCGTTGGAGGCAGGGATCGAGCAGATGATCTTCGTCACCGGGCGCGGCAAGGGCGCGATCGAGGATTATTTCGACATCGCCTATGAGACGGAGGCGACGCAGCGCGAGCGCGGCAAGGATTTGTCGGCGCTAGACGGGACGCGGTTGCTGCCGGGCAATGCGGTGTTCCTGCGCCAGCAGGAGCCGCTGGGTCTGGGCCACGCCATCTGGTGCGCGCGCGACATCATCGGCGACGAACCCTTCGCCATCCTGCTGCCCGACGAGTTCATGAAGGGCGCGCCGGGCCACGGCTGCATGAAGCAGATGGTCGATGCCTATGAACAGGTCGGCGGCAATCTGGTCTGCGCGCTTGAAATTCCGATGGAACAGACGCCGAGCTACGGCGTGATCGATCCGGGTGCGCGCGATGGCGTGCTGACGGAGGTCAAGGGGCTGGTCGAAAAGCCTGCGCTCGGCACCGCGCCCTCCAATCTCATCCTGCCTGGCCGCTATATCCTGCAGCCCGACGTGATGAAAATCCTCGAAACGCAGGAAAAGGGGGCTGGCGGCGAAATCCAGCTGACCGATGCCATGGCTTCGCTGATCGGGCAGCAGCCTTTCCATGGCGTGACCTTTGACGGCCGCCGATTCGATTGCGGGTCGAAGGCAGGCTATGTCGAGGCCAATCTGGTGCTGGCACTGGAGCGTGAGGATATGGGCGCGCATATTCGCGCTTTTGCTGCGGCCGAACTGGCGCGGGGCTAA
- the rpe gene encoding ribulose-phosphate 3-epimerase → MTRPILISPSILSADFARLGEEVRAIDAAGCDWVHIDVMDGHFVPNITIGPAVVKALRPHSAKPFDVHLMISPVDQYLDAFAQAGADIITVHPEAGPHIHRSIQHIKSLGVQAGVVLNPGTPAKMLDYLIDDVDLILVMSVNPGFGGQSFIMNQLRKIEAIRKMIDKSGRDIRLQVDGGIDLTTAPMAIAAGADVLVAGTATFRGGPDAYADNIRKLRGG, encoded by the coding sequence ATGACCCGGCCCATTCTCATCTCTCCGTCCATCCTCTCCGCCGACTTCGCCCGCCTGGGCGAGGAGGTTCGCGCTATCGATGCGGCGGGCTGCGATTGGGTGCATATCGACGTCATGGACGGGCATTTCGTGCCCAACATCACGATCGGCCCAGCCGTCGTGAAGGCGCTGCGCCCGCACAGCGCCAAGCCGTTCGACGTCCATCTGATGATCTCGCCAGTGGACCAATATCTCGACGCCTTTGCGCAGGCCGGTGCGGACATCATCACCGTCCATCCCGAAGCCGGGCCACATATCCATCGCTCGATCCAGCATATCAAGTCGCTGGGCGTGCAGGCGGGCGTGGTGCTCAATCCCGGCACCCCGGCCAAGATGCTCGATTATCTGATCGACGATGTCGACCTCATCCTGGTGATGAGCGTCAATCCGGGGTTCGGCGGGCAGAGCTTCATCATGAACCAGCTGCGCAAGATCGAGGCGATCCGCAAGATGATCGACAAGTCGGGCCGCGACATCCGCTTGCAGGTCGACGGCGGCATTGACCTCACCACCGCGCCCATGGCCATCGCCGCGGGAGCCGACGTGCTGGTCGCGGGCACCGCTACCTTCCGGGGCGGGCCGGACGCCTATGCCGACAATATTCGGAAGCTGCGGGGCGGGTGA
- a CDS encoding FKBP-type peptidyl-prolyl cis-trans isomerase yields MSTTAVPLRSIAKGSLTRLWIGVAAIALAAGGLAWAGQQHVESTPSAFLADNADAEGVVTTESGLQYKVLTEGTGPSPTTADVALVGYKGTLLDGTVFDENPQAPMPVDGVVPGFSEGLQKMKKGGKYRLWIPAELGYGDQAAGPIPAGSVLVFDVELHDFKSRAEIMQMQQMMQQQQGGAPGAAPQPMPGN; encoded by the coding sequence ATGTCCACGACAGCTGTTCCCCTTCGTTCGATTGCCAAGGGGTCGCTGACGCGCCTCTGGATCGGTGTCGCTGCCATAGCGCTGGCGGCAGGTGGTCTCGCCTGGGCGGGCCAGCAGCATGTCGAATCGACGCCCTCGGCGTTCCTGGCGGACAATGCCGATGCCGAAGGCGTGGTGACGACCGAATCGGGTCTGCAGTATAAGGTTCTGACCGAAGGCACCGGCCCCAGCCCGACCACCGCCGACGTGGCGCTGGTGGGCTATAAGGGCACGTTGCTTGACGGCACCGTGTTCGACGAGAATCCGCAGGCACCGATGCCGGTCGATGGCGTCGTGCCAGGCTTCTCCGAAGGCCTGCAGAAGATGAAGAAGGGCGGCAAATACCGCCTCTGGATTCCGGCGGAACTGGGCTATGGCGATCAGGCCGCTGGCCCGATCCCGGCCGGGTCCGTGCTGGTGTTCGACGTCGAACTGCACGACTTCAAGTCCCGCGCCGAAATCATGCAGATGCAGCAGATGATGCAGCAACAGCAGGGCGGCGCGCCGGGTGCAGCGCCCCAGCCGATGCCGGGCAACTGA
- the rpsU gene encoding 30S ribosomal protein S21 translates to MQIIVRDNNVDQALRALKKKLQREGVYREMKLRRHYEKPSEKRAREKAAAVRRARKMDRKRAERDGAK, encoded by the coding sequence ATGCAGATCATCGTTCGCGACAATAATGTCGACCAGGCCCTCCGCGCGCTCAAGAAGAAGCTGCAGCGTGAAGGCGTGTATCGCGAAATGAAGCTGCGTCGTCACTACGAGAAGCCTTCGGAAAAGCGTGCCCGTGAAAAGGCTGCTGCTGTCCGTCGCGCGCGCAAGATGGACCGCAAGCGCGCCGAACGCGACGGCGCGAAGTAA
- a CDS encoding heparinase II/III family protein produces MNDARRISPASTGQAADPVATDDGIEQGKRLIRVADDKGLSLAQRIANHFYLLSWKTPIHGRKLRGKYPLKLLAVPDDDIPGDARAGQALRAGYFLFRGRKQIIDTVDFARLDLGPAFADHIHSFRWLRDLASTATREQAAPIAEGVMRRWLAAHAETPSEPAWRADNAGWRLLFWTAHAPLILSSSDLVYRSLVLNCIARTARHLDRIADKAAMGLPRIVAWSAIVAASMLIPGGASRKIFGEAGLKRAIESSFHPDGGIVSRSPLAQVEAVMALAMLRAVYDVRRETIPAFLDEGLGRAVPALLGLIHGDGGLGSWQGAGAIDPVTVNAVVQASRVRSRPLRQARDWGYQRIAAGTTVVQVDAAPPPVARLAEAGCASTGAIEISDGPHRLVVNCGGAGLEGAWIPADLAQGLRTTAAHSTLVLDDCNSTALLPDGTLGKGVTEVELNRQELDNGSRVDLSHDGYVRRLGYIHRRLLLVSGDGKEIRGEDMLTPAERRRKPSKLPVMLRFHLAPGVEPTLTADSQGALLRVDMGALWQFRTGTGVLSVEESLWVDADGRPHPTRQLVVTSEALPGGSSIGWLFKRSG; encoded by the coding sequence GTGAACGACGCGCGGCGCATCTCCCCCGCTTCCACCGGGCAAGCGGCCGATCCCGTGGCCACGGACGATGGAATAGAACAGGGCAAGCGCCTCATCCGCGTCGCGGATGACAAAGGGCTGTCGCTGGCGCAGCGGATCGCCAATCATTTCTACCTGCTTAGCTGGAAGACGCCGATCCACGGTCGCAAGCTGCGCGGCAAATATCCGCTCAAGCTGCTGGCCGTGCCCGACGACGATATTCCCGGCGATGCGCGGGCGGGGCAGGCACTCCGCGCGGGCTATTTCCTGTTTCGCGGCCGCAAGCAGATTATCGACACGGTCGATTTCGCCCGGCTCGACCTTGGCCCCGCCTTTGCCGACCATATCCACAGTTTCCGCTGGCTGCGCGACCTTGCCAGCACGGCGACCCGCGAGCAGGCCGCGCCGATCGCCGAAGGGGTGATGCGGCGCTGGCTGGCGGCCCATGCCGAAACGCCGAGCGAACCGGCCTGGCGCGCCGACAATGCGGGCTGGCGGCTGCTGTTCTGGACCGCCCATGCGCCGCTGATCCTGTCATCGAGCGACCTTGTCTATCGCTCGCTGGTTCTCAACTGCATTGCCCGCACCGCCCGGCATCTCGACCGCATTGCCGACAAGGCCGCGATGGGCCTGCCGCGCATCGTCGCCTGGAGCGCTATCGTCGCGGCCTCGATGCTGATCCCCGGCGGCGCGTCCCGCAAGATTTTCGGCGAGGCGGGCCTCAAGCGCGCGATCGAGAGCAGCTTCCACCCCGATGGCGGCATCGTGTCGCGATCACCCTTGGCGCAGGTCGAGGCGGTGATGGCGCTTGCCATGCTGCGTGCGGTCTATGACGTCCGCCGCGAAACGATACCTGCCTTTCTGGACGAAGGCCTTGGCCGCGCGGTTCCGGCGCTGCTGGGCCTGATCCATGGCGATGGCGGGTTGGGGAGCTGGCAGGGTGCAGGCGCGATCGATCCTGTCACCGTCAACGCCGTGGTGCAGGCCAGCCGCGTGCGCAGCCGCCCGCTGCGGCAGGCGCGCGACTGGGGCTATCAACGTATTGCGGCAGGCACGACCGTTGTGCAGGTCGATGCCGCGCCGCCGCCGGTTGCCCGGCTCGCCGAAGCCGGTTGCGCGTCTACAGGCGCGATCGAAATCAGCGACGGCCCGCATCGGCTGGTCGTCAATTGCGGCGGCGCGGGGCTGGAAGGGGCATGGATTCCCGCAGACCTCGCCCAAGGACTGCGCACCACCGCCGCGCACAGCACGCTGGTGCTGGACGATTGCAACAGCACCGCGCTCTTGCCCGACGGCACGCTGGGCAAGGGCGTGACCGAGGTGGAGTTGAACCGGCAGGAGCTGGACAATGGCAGCCGGGTCGACCTGTCGCACGACGGCTATGTCCGGCGGCTGGGCTATATCCACCGCCGCCTGCTGCTAGTCAGTGGCGACGGCAAGGAAATACGGGGCGAGGATATGCTGACCCCGGCCGAACGACGCCGCAAGCCGTCGAAACTGCCCGTCATGCTGCGCTTCCATCTCGCGCCCGGTGTCGAGCCGACGCTGACCGCCGACAGCCAGGGTGCGCTGCTGCGCGTCGATATGGGGGCACTCTGGCAGTTCCGCACCGGTACGGGCGTGCTGAGCGTCGAGGAAAGCCTGTGGGTCGATGCCGATGGTCGCCCCCATCCGACGCGCCAGCTGGTGGTCACCAGCGAAGCGCTGCCGGGCGGGTCAAGTATCGGCTGGCTGTTCAAACGGTCAGGCTAA